CTTCGAAAAGCCTGTAACCCTTCAGATCCCTCAGCATCTCCTCGACGTCTACCGGAGTGACCGGCGCCACCCTGAAGCTCACGTCTCTCAGCAGCTCGACGAAAACCCCGCCCACACTCACCATGACTACAGGCCCGAATTGAGGGTCTCTGACCGCTCCCACAATAACCTCTAAACTTCTCCCTACCATCTCCTGCACTAGTACACCGTACACCCTCGCCCCGGGAGCCTTCCTCTCCACGCTCCGGATTATGGCCGAGTACTTCTTCTCGACTTCTTCGGGGGTCCTAACGCCTAGAACCACGCCCCCTACATCTGACTTGTGGAGGATGTCTGGGCTCACCACCTTCAAGACGA
This region of Thermofilum sp. genomic DNA includes:
- a CDS encoding acetate--CoA ligase family protein, with amino-acid sequence MAPNPKALLATVRAEGRVKLLEHEALLFCESYGLPVPRFGVARSSAEAVRIAERIGFPVVLKVVSPDILHKSDVGGVVLGVRTPEEVEKKYSAIIRSVERKAPGARVYGVLVQEMVGRSLEVIVGAVRDPQFGPVVMVSVGGVFVELLRDVSFRVAPVTPVDVEEMLRDLKGYRLFEGYRGEPPRDKKALVDIVVRFPVSLELS